A genomic stretch from Thermomonospora umbrina includes:
- a CDS encoding sodium-translocating pyrophosphatase, with translation MSGLSLSSPAGGAEVDLGGGDLTLVAVVGVVALLALVVAGWLVREVLAAGQGTDKMQSIARAVQEGAGAYLQRQFRTVAVFVVLIPLLLLLLPADDTGVRIGRSVFFVVGALFSAITGFAGMWLAVRGNVRVAAAARDGDLAAERRAMRIAFRTGGVAGMFTVGLGLFGAAVVVLSYRGGAPGVLEGFGFGAALLAMFMRVGGGIFTKAADVGADLVGKVEQGIPEDDPRNAATIADNVGDNVGDCAGMAADLFESYAVTLVAALILGTAAFGSEGLVFPLIVPMIGVITAVIGIFAVAPRAGDRSGMTAINRGFFISALISALLVAVAAFAYLPSSFADLNGVTDAEITGLGADPRWVALGAVLIGIVLASAIQLLTGYFTETNRRPVREVTESAKTGPATVILSGVSLGLESAVYSALVIGGAVYGAFLLGFGNTTVALFAVAMAGTGLLTTVGVIVSMDTFGPVSDNAQGIAEMSGDVEGEGAKVLERLDAVGNTTKAITKGIAIATAVLAATALFGAYRTTVEEALSGASAEAREALDEYAVFSLSIDSPNVLIGLIIGASVVFLFSGLAIMAVSRAAGRVVVEVREQFRTKPGIMDYTEKPDYDRVVDICTRDAQRELATPGLLAILTPIAVGFGLGYAPLGAFLGGAIAAGVLMAVFLSNSGGAWDNAKKLVEEGHLGGKGSAAHEATVIGDTVGDPFKDTAGPSINPLIKVMNLVSLLVADAVVTYAANVPLRIGVTAAALIVVVGAIVWSKRRVSDLGAGDAPPPAAAAPEMASVAAPAGPAPTESVPAAEPAPSAPKEPLTTGNGTEAAGDAATEPKST, from the coding sequence ATGTCTGGGCTTTCCCTGTCGAGCCCGGCCGGCGGTGCAGAAGTCGATCTCGGCGGCGGCGACCTGACCCTGGTCGCCGTCGTCGGAGTGGTCGCACTGCTGGCGCTGGTCGTCGCCGGATGGCTGGTACGGGAGGTGCTGGCCGCGGGCCAGGGCACCGACAAGATGCAGAGCATCGCGCGGGCGGTGCAGGAGGGCGCGGGGGCGTATCTGCAGCGCCAGTTCCGCACCGTGGCGGTGTTCGTCGTACTCATACCGCTGCTGCTCCTGCTGCTGCCCGCCGACGACACCGGGGTCCGGATCGGGCGCTCGGTGTTCTTCGTCGTCGGGGCGCTGTTCTCGGCGATCACCGGGTTCGCGGGCATGTGGCTGGCCGTGCGCGGCAATGTGCGGGTCGCGGCGGCGGCCCGTGACGGGGACCTCGCCGCCGAGCGCCGGGCCATGCGGATCGCGTTCCGCACCGGCGGTGTGGCCGGCATGTTCACCGTGGGCCTGGGGCTGTTCGGCGCGGCCGTGGTCGTGCTGTCGTACCGCGGCGGCGCGCCGGGCGTGCTGGAGGGCTTCGGGTTCGGGGCCGCGCTGCTGGCCATGTTCATGCGGGTCGGCGGCGGGATCTTCACCAAGGCCGCGGACGTGGGCGCGGACCTGGTCGGCAAGGTCGAGCAGGGCATCCCCGAGGACGACCCCCGCAACGCGGCGACGATCGCCGACAACGTGGGCGACAACGTCGGCGACTGCGCCGGCATGGCGGCCGACCTGTTCGAGTCGTACGCGGTGACGCTGGTGGCGGCGCTGATCCTGGGCACCGCCGCGTTCGGGTCCGAAGGACTGGTGTTCCCGTTGATCGTTCCGATGATCGGCGTGATCACCGCCGTGATCGGGATCTTCGCGGTGGCGCCCCGGGCCGGCGACCGTTCGGGGATGACCGCGATCAACCGCGGGTTCTTCATCTCCGCGCTGATCTCGGCGCTGCTGGTGGCGGTGGCGGCCTTCGCGTACCTGCCGTCCTCGTTCGCCGACCTGAACGGCGTGACCGACGCCGAGATCACCGGGCTGGGCGCCGACCCGCGGTGGGTGGCGCTGGGCGCGGTGCTGATCGGCATCGTGCTGGCCAGCGCGATCCAGTTGCTGACCGGCTACTTCACCGAGACCAACCGCCGTCCCGTGCGGGAGGTCACCGAGAGCGCCAAGACCGGCCCGGCCACCGTGATCCTGTCGGGCGTCTCGCTGGGTCTGGAGTCGGCGGTCTACTCGGCGCTGGTGATCGGCGGCGCGGTGTACGGGGCGTTCCTGCTGGGCTTCGGCAACACGACGGTGGCGCTGTTCGCGGTGGCGATGGCGGGCACCGGGCTGCTCACCACGGTCGGCGTGATCGTGTCGATGGACACGTTCGGGCCGGTCTCCGACAACGCGCAGGGCATCGCGGAGATGTCCGGCGACGTCGAGGGCGAGGGCGCCAAGGTGCTGGAGCGCCTGGACGCCGTCGGCAACACCACCAAGGCGATCACCAAGGGCATCGCGATCGCCACCGCCGTGCTGGCGGCCACCGCGCTGTTCGGCGCGTACCGGACGACCGTGGAGGAGGCCCTGTCGGGCGCGTCGGCGGAGGCGCGCGAGGCGCTGGACGAGTACGCGGTGTTCAGCCTGTCGATCGACTCGCCGAACGTGCTGATCGGGCTGATCATCGGCGCCTCGGTGGTCTTCCTGTTCTCCGGACTGGCGATCATGGCGGTCAGCCGGGCGGCCGGCCGGGTGGTGGTGGAGGTGCGCGAGCAGTTCCGCACCAAGCCCGGGATCATGGACTACACCGAGAAGCCCGACTACGACCGGGTGGTCGACATCTGCACCCGGGACGCGCAGCGGGAGCTGGCCACGCCGGGCCTGCTCGCCATCCTGACGCCGATCGCGGTGGGCTTCGGCCTGGGGTACGCCCCGCTGGGCGCGTTCCTGGGCGGCGCCATCGCGGCCGGGGTGCTGATGGCGGTGTTCCTGTCCAACTCCGGCGGCGCGTGGGACAACGCCAAGAAGCTCGTCGAGGAGGGCCATCTCGGCGGCAAGGGCAGCGCCGCCCACGAGGCGACCGTGATCGGCGACACCGTCGGCGACCCGTTCAAGGACACCGCGGGCCCGTCCATCAACCCGCTGATCAAGGTGATGAACCTGGTGTCGCTGCTGGTCGCCGACGCGGTCGTCACCTACGCGGCGAACGTCCCGCTCCGTATCGGGGTCACCGCCGCCGCGCTGATCGTCGTGGTGGGCGCGATCGTGTGGTCCAAGCGTCGCGTCTCCGACCTGGGCGCCGGCGACGCTCCGCCGCCGGCGGCCGCGGCACCGGAGATGGCCTCGGTCGCCGCGCCGGCCGGCCCGGCCCCGACCGAGTCGGTCCCCGCCGCCGAGCCCGCGCCGTCCGCGCCCAAGGAGCCGCTGACCACCGGGAACGGCACCGAGGCGGCGGGCGACGCCGCCACCGAACCCAAGTCCACCTGA
- a CDS encoding SixA phosphatase family protein → MPTLIVLRHAKAAEGAGLADIDRPLAPRGGRDAAATGDRLRADGLVPDLVLCSTAVRTRETLEGLALESPVEYEPGIYDNRVETLLSLIREVDDEVGRLLLIGHNPSAHQLVYDLTGDAPEAFPTCAMAVIELPDGWADTRPGTGTLTLHRTPRD, encoded by the coding sequence ATGCCCACGCTGATCGTCCTCCGTCACGCCAAGGCCGCCGAGGGCGCGGGCCTGGCCGACATCGACCGTCCCCTGGCGCCCCGGGGCGGGCGGGACGCCGCCGCCACCGGTGACCGGCTGCGCGCCGACGGCCTGGTGCCCGACCTGGTCCTGTGCTCGACGGCCGTCCGCACGCGCGAGACGCTGGAGGGCCTGGCGCTGGAGTCCCCGGTGGAGTACGAGCCCGGGATCTACGACAACCGCGTGGAGACGCTGCTCTCGCTGATCCGGGAGGTCGACGACGAGGTGGGCCGACTGCTGCTGATCGGCCACAACCCCTCGGCGCACCAACTGGTGTACGACCTGACCGGGGACGCCCCGGAGGCGTTCCCGACCTGCGCGATGGCGGTGATCGAGCTGCCCGACGGGTGGGCGGACACGCGGCCCGGCACCGGGACCCTGACGCTGCACCGGACGCCCAGGGACTGA
- a CDS encoding phosphoribosylaminoimidazolesuccinocarboxamide synthase, whose protein sequence is MKHLHSGKVRDLYELPGGELLMVARDTVSAYDFVLDTLIPDKGRILTQLSLWWFEQLADVLPNHVITTELPEGAPAEWAGRAVVVRRLDMVPVECVARGYLTGSGLKDYASTGAVCGVPLPEGLVDGSRLPEPIFTPTTKAAVGDHDEPMTFAEVRATVGDDVAERLRGLTVEVYRRGAELAAERGIIVADTKIELGWSPEGGLVLADEVLTPDSSRFWPADRWTPGRSQPSFDKQFVRDWLVSPEAGWDRAAGDPPPPLPPEIVDRTRAKYVEAYERLTGRAFV, encoded by the coding sequence ATGAAGCATCTGCACAGCGGCAAGGTCCGCGACCTGTACGAGCTGCCGGGCGGCGAGCTGCTCATGGTGGCGCGGGACACGGTCTCGGCGTACGACTTCGTGCTCGACACCCTGATACCCGACAAGGGGCGGATCCTCACCCAGCTCTCGCTGTGGTGGTTCGAGCAGTTGGCGGACGTCCTGCCCAACCACGTCATCACCACCGAGCTGCCCGAGGGGGCCCCGGCCGAGTGGGCGGGCCGGGCGGTGGTGGTGCGACGCCTCGACATGGTGCCGGTGGAGTGCGTGGCGCGCGGCTACCTGACGGGCTCCGGGCTCAAGGACTACGCGAGCACGGGCGCGGTCTGCGGGGTCCCGCTGCCGGAGGGGCTGGTGGACGGGTCGCGACTGCCGGAGCCGATCTTCACCCCGACGACCAAGGCGGCGGTCGGCGACCATGACGAGCCGATGACGTTCGCCGAGGTCCGCGCCACGGTGGGGGACGACGTCGCGGAGCGGCTGCGGGGGCTCACGGTGGAGGTCTACCGGCGGGGCGCCGAGCTGGCGGCCGAGCGGGGGATCATCGTGGCCGACACCAAGATCGAGCTGGGCTGGTCGCCGGAGGGCGGACTGGTGCTGGCCGACGAGGTGCTGACGCCGGACTCGTCCAGGTTCTGGCCCGCCGATCGGTGGACGCCGGGGCGCTCGCAGCCCTCGTTCGACAAGCAGTTCGTCCGCGACTGGCTGGTGTCGCCGGAGGCCGGCTGGGACCGGGCCGCCGGCGATCCGCCCCCGCCGCTGCCCCCGGAGATCGTCGATCGGACCCGCGCCAAGTACGTTGAGGCGTACGAACGGCTGACCGGGCGCGCTTTCGTCTGA
- the purB gene encoding adenylosuccinate lyase → MIERYTLPEMGRVWSDAHKYELWCQVETLVVEAHADAGTIPAEVVEPIRKAPPPTPERVHEIEAVTQHDVIAFLSAWADNTEPRDAAAYVHFGMTSSDLLDTALAVQLVEATDILLEKADRLVAVLRDHALEHKATLRVGRTHGIHGEPDVWGHRVADFAFAMARSRDRLRRAREAVGVMAISGAVGTYSNIDPAVESFVAERLGLKAADVSTQVVIRDGISEWVSALGIMATVCEAIALEVRHGQRTEVRELWEPFGKGQKGSSAMPHKKNPIMSERLAGMARIVRAQIVPVLEGIPLWHERDISHSSTERIALPDASIALDYMLNLTIRLMSGLVVDEARMRANLDSTGGLIHTSTVLLELVDAGMSRDDQAYPLVQKAAMETWETGVPFRETLRVRAAEAGLTLDEARLDEVCRPERFVERLGPVFERLAALT, encoded by the coding sequence GTGATCGAGCGCTACACACTTCCGGAGATGGGCCGCGTCTGGAGTGACGCGCACAAGTACGAGCTGTGGTGCCAGGTGGAGACCCTGGTGGTCGAGGCTCACGCCGACGCGGGGACGATCCCCGCCGAGGTGGTGGAGCCGATCCGAAAGGCGCCGCCGCCCACCCCGGAGCGGGTGCACGAGATCGAGGCCGTGACCCAGCACGACGTCATCGCGTTCCTGTCGGCGTGGGCCGACAACACGGAGCCGAGGGACGCCGCCGCGTACGTGCACTTCGGGATGACGTCGTCGGACCTGCTGGACACGGCGCTGGCCGTTCAGCTCGTCGAGGCGACCGACATCCTGCTGGAGAAGGCCGACCGGCTGGTGGCCGTTCTCCGGGACCACGCGCTGGAGCACAAGGCGACGCTGCGGGTCGGCCGGACGCACGGGATCCACGGCGAGCCCGACGTGTGGGGCCACCGGGTCGCCGACTTCGCGTTCGCCATGGCGCGGTCACGGGACCGGCTCCGCAGGGCACGCGAGGCCGTCGGGGTGATGGCGATCTCCGGAGCGGTCGGCACGTACTCCAACATCGACCCGGCGGTCGAGTCGTTCGTGGCCGAGAGGCTCGGGCTCAAGGCGGCCGACGTGTCCACCCAGGTCGTGATCCGCGACGGGATCAGCGAGTGGGTGTCCGCGCTGGGGATCATGGCGACGGTGTGCGAGGCGATCGCGCTGGAGGTCCGGCACGGGCAGCGGACCGAGGTGCGGGAGCTGTGGGAGCCGTTCGGCAAGGGCCAGAAGGGGTCCTCGGCCATGCCCCACAAGAAGAACCCGATCATGTCGGAGCGCCTCGCCGGCATGGCGCGGATCGTCCGGGCGCAGATCGTTCCGGTGCTGGAGGGCATTCCGCTGTGGCACGAGCGGGACATCTCGCACTCGTCCACGGAGCGGATCGCGCTGCCGGACGCCTCGATCGCCCTCGACTACATGCTGAACCTCACCATCAGGCTCATGTCCGGCCTGGTCGTCGACGAGGCGCGGATGCGGGCCAACCTCGACTCGACCGGCGGGCTGATCCACACCTCGACGGTGCTGCTGGAGCTGGTGGACGCGGGCATGTCCCGTGACGACCAGGCGTACCCGCTCGTTCAGAAGGCCGCGATGGAGACCTGGGAGACCGGCGTCCCGTTCCGGGAGACGCTGCGGGTCCGCGCCGCCGAGGCGGGGCTGACGCTGGACGAGGCGCGGCTGGACGAGGTGTGCCGCCCGGAGCGGTTCGTGGAACGGCTCGGGCCGGTGTTCGAGCGCCTGGCCGCGTTGACATGA
- a CDS encoding ABC transporter ATP-binding protein codes for MSTVELAEARERSVPPPDAEPARRPSMAELLRPHLWSFAAVMLLQVVGAVAGLAPLLAVVELGRTVLAPGPIDSDHVRLVVIAGAVGLLVRLLFTAASSGLGHLLDARVQLAFRRRLAAHLGRVPIGWLSGRRSGEPAKAVGEDVSAVHPFIAHAPGELVSAFVVPLVSLVYLFTVNWRLTLITLIPVVLAVALVPLMMTPTRLREQREFDAAMGRIAGSAVEFVQGIAVVKAFGGGERAHLRFRTAVDDFVATFYRWVRGMSGIAAGMQLALSPPFVLLVVLIGGTTLITAGDLAPADLLPFLLLGLGLTAPVAALGHGFDDMQAARRAVGRIRDVLAVQPLPEPAHPVAPEGHRVELRDVRFGYRADHEVLRGIDLVLEPGTVTAIVGPSGSGKSTLVQLLPRFFDPTHGSITLGGVDLREIGLRDLYRSVSFVFQDVRLLRASVADNIALAVPHADRDAVIRAARRANVHDRILELPQGYDTVIGDRAGLSGGEAQRISIARALLADTPVLVLDEATAFADPQTERAVRRALATPAGDRTILVIAHRLETIADADTVVMLDDGAIVERGRPADLLARGGRFAAFWNAQRTAIAEEVEPR; via the coding sequence ATGAGCACCGTCGAACTCGCCGAAGCGCGTGAACGATCCGTACCGCCCCCGGATGCCGAGCCGGCGCGAAGGCCGAGCATGGCGGAGCTGCTGCGGCCCCATCTGTGGAGCTTCGCCGCCGTCATGCTCCTGCAGGTCGTGGGCGCGGTCGCGGGTCTGGCGCCCCTGCTGGCCGTCGTCGAACTGGGCCGTACCGTGCTGGCGCCCGGTCCGATCGACAGCGACCACGTCCGGCTGGTGGTGATCGCGGGTGCGGTCGGGCTGCTGGTCCGGCTGCTGTTCACGGCCGCGTCGTCCGGGCTGGGGCATCTGCTCGACGCCCGGGTGCAGTTGGCGTTCCGGCGGCGGCTGGCCGCGCATCTGGGGCGGGTGCCGATCGGCTGGTTGTCCGGTCGTCGGTCCGGTGAGCCGGCCAAGGCGGTGGGCGAGGACGTGAGCGCCGTGCACCCGTTCATCGCCCACGCCCCCGGCGAGCTGGTCTCGGCGTTCGTGGTGCCGCTGGTGTCGCTGGTCTACCTGTTCACCGTCAACTGGCGGCTCACGCTGATCACGCTGATCCCGGTGGTCCTGGCGGTGGCGCTGGTCCCGCTGATGATGACCCCGACCCGGCTCCGCGAGCAGCGGGAGTTCGACGCGGCCATGGGACGGATCGCGGGTTCGGCGGTGGAGTTCGTGCAGGGCATCGCGGTGGTCAAGGCGTTCGGCGGCGGCGAGCGCGCCCACCTGAGGTTCCGTACGGCCGTGGACGACTTCGTCGCGACCTTCTACCGGTGGGTGCGCGGCATGTCCGGGATCGCCGCGGGGATGCAACTGGCCCTGTCACCGCCGTTCGTGCTGCTGGTCGTGCTGATCGGCGGCACGACCCTGATCACGGCCGGTGACCTGGCCCCGGCCGACCTGCTGCCCTTCCTGCTGCTGGGGTTGGGCCTGACCGCTCCGGTGGCGGCTCTCGGCCACGGCTTCGACGACATGCAGGCCGCCCGGCGCGCGGTCGGCCGGATTCGGGACGTGCTCGCGGTGCAGCCGCTGCCCGAGCCCGCGCACCCGGTCGCGCCCGAGGGCCACCGGGTGGAGCTGCGCGACGTCCGGTTCGGTTACCGAGCCGACCACGAGGTGCTGCGCGGGATCGACCTGGTGCTGGAACCGGGGACGGTCACCGCGATCGTCGGGCCGTCGGGAAGCGGAAAGTCCACCTTGGTCCAGTTGTTGCCGCGGTTCTTCGACCCGACCCACGGCTCGATCACCCTGGGCGGTGTCGATCTGCGCGAGATCGGCCTTCGGGACCTCTACCGGTCGGTCTCCTTCGTCTTCCAGGACGTGCGGCTGCTGCGCGCGTCGGTCGCGGACAACATCGCGCTGGCGGTACCGCACGCGGACCGCGACGCCGTGATCCGCGCCGCCCGCCGGGCGAACGTCCACGACCGGATCCTCGAGCTGCCCCAGGGCTACGACACGGTGATCGGCGACCGGGCCGGCCTGTCGGGCGGCGAGGCCCAGCGGATCTCGATCGCCCGCGCGCTGCTCGCCGACACGCCCGTCCTGGTGCTCGACGAGGCGACCGCCTTCGCCGACCCGCAGACCGAACGGGCGGTCCGCCGGGCTCTGGCGACGCCGGCCGGGGATCGGACGATCCTGGTCATCGCCCACCGCCTGGAGACCATCGCGGACGCCGACACCGTCGTGATGCTGGACGACGGGGCGATCGTCGAGCGCGGCAGGCCCGCCGATCTGCTGGCCCGGGGCGGGAGGTTCGCCGCGTTCTGGAACGCCCAACGAACGGCGATCGCCGAGGAGGTCGAGCCCCGATGA
- a CDS encoding ABC transporter ATP-binding protein, with protein sequence MIRMLLRVLGNEYAGPVRRTVALMTTTAVVEGLSYALLVPVLRALFGGTPADARPWLIAFGTAVAVYAVLRYVSDVSGFRAGTTLLHGMYGRLGDHLARLPLGWYGPGRVGEVSVLAGRGVLQAMSVIAHLLGPLVSAAVTPLTIVAVMLAFDWRMGLAALVAVPLVAAIQLWTGRSMAAADAERAERDHQAAGRVIEYLQAQPVLRAGGRTTERFGLLDDALRGLERSSRRSTLSALPGIVGLTLTVQAVFTVLLVLGAYLTLGGDIGAAEMLTILVLAARCADPLLSLADIGGQVRSARAELTRLEAVLNTPPLPEPAQPVRPLRHDLEFDSVTFRHGDRTVLKDVSLSVPQGHRLAVVGPSGAGKSTLLQLLARFYDVDTGSVRIGAVDVRAINTEALMAQIAFVFQDVYLFDGTIEENVRLGRPDADEAAVRAAATAARLDEVIERLPNGWDTDVGEGGALLSGGERQRVSIARALLKDAPIVLLDEVTSALDPVNEAAVHDGIERLMAGRTVVMVAHRLRTVRRADRIAFLDHGRIVEEGEHDELLLRGGRYAEFWNASLTSTSP encoded by the coding sequence ATGATCCGGATGCTGCTGCGCGTGCTCGGGAACGAGTACGCCGGGCCGGTACGTCGCACCGTGGCCCTGATGACGACGACCGCGGTGGTCGAGGGGCTGTCCTACGCGTTGCTGGTCCCGGTGCTGCGGGCGCTGTTCGGGGGCACGCCCGCCGATGCCCGGCCCTGGTTGATCGCGTTCGGTACCGCGGTCGCGGTCTACGCGGTGCTGCGCTATGTCAGTGACGTGTCCGGCTTCCGCGCCGGGACGACGTTGCTGCACGGCATGTACGGCCGTCTCGGCGACCATCTGGCCCGGCTGCCCCTCGGCTGGTACGGCCCGGGCCGTGTCGGTGAGGTGTCCGTCCTGGCCGGGCGCGGCGTCCTGCAGGCGATGAGCGTGATCGCCCACCTGCTGGGGCCGTTGGTCTCCGCCGCCGTGACCCCCCTGACCATCGTCGCGGTCATGCTGGCCTTCGACTGGCGCATGGGGCTGGCCGCGCTGGTCGCCGTCCCGCTCGTGGCGGCGATCCAGCTCTGGACGGGGCGCTCGATGGCCGCCGCCGACGCCGAACGCGCCGAACGCGACCACCAGGCCGCCGGACGCGTCATCGAATACCTCCAGGCCCAGCCGGTGCTGCGCGCCGGCGGCCGGACCACCGAGCGCTTCGGGTTGCTCGACGATGCGCTGCGCGGGCTGGAGCGCTCCTCCCGCCGCTCCACCCTGTCGGCGCTGCCCGGCATCGTGGGCCTGACGCTGACGGTGCAGGCCGTCTTCACCGTGCTGCTGGTCCTGGGCGCCTACCTCACCCTCGGCGGGGACATCGGTGCCGCGGAGATGCTGACGATCCTGGTGTTGGCCGCCCGCTGCGCGGACCCGCTGCTGTCACTGGCGGACATCGGCGGTCAGGTCCGCAGCGCCCGCGCCGAACTGACCAGGCTCGAGGCGGTGCTGAACACCCCGCCGCTCCCGGAGCCCGCTCAACCGGTCCGGCCGCTACGCCATGACCTGGAGTTCGACTCCGTCACCTTCCGGCATGGCGACCGCACGGTGCTCAAGGACGTGTCGCTGTCGGTGCCGCAGGGCCACCGGCTCGCCGTCGTCGGGCCGTCGGGCGCGGGTAAGAGCACTCTGCTGCAGTTGCTCGCGCGGTTCTACGACGTGGACACGGGCTCGGTGCGCATCGGCGCCGTGGACGTGCGCGCGATCAACACCGAGGCCCTGATGGCGCAGATCGCGTTCGTCTTCCAGGACGTCTACCTCTTCGACGGCACGATCGAGGAGAACGTGCGTCTGGGACGCCCCGACGCCGACGAGGCCGCGGTGCGGGCGGCGGCGACCGCGGCACGGCTGGACGAGGTCATCGAACGACTGCCGAACGGATGGGACACCGACGTCGGCGAGGGCGGCGCCCTGCTGTCCGGCGGTGAGCGCCAGCGCGTCTCGATCGCCCGGGCACTGCTGAAGGACGCGCCGATCGTCCTGCTGGACGAGGTGACCTCGGCGCTGGACCCGGTGAACGAGGCCGCCGTCCACGACGGCATCGAACGACTGATGGCGGGCCGGACGGTCGTGATGGTCGCGCATCGGTTGCGGACCGTGCGACGCGCCGACCGCATCGCGTTCCTGGACCACGGCCGGATCGTGGAGGAGGGCGAGCACGACGAACTCCTGCTCCGCGGCGGCCGCTACGCCGAGTTCTGGAACGCCTCGCTGACATCGACGAGCCCTTGA
- a CDS encoding TetR/AcrR family transcriptional regulator encodes MSSARPPGRPRTGVNDVVFATTLSAIHELGYARATVERIAAAAGIAKTTIYRRWPSKGELIVDCLLNAFGPVPLEGSDRAEFMSLGIRWIAAKIAEPGVGDAFAGVFSDAVSDPALREVLSTRLQDPYRLALQDALDEPEERIVFLMDVVIGTLLHRMGMTGEPMVDADVTALIELVLPHFTDDPR; translated from the coding sequence ATGTCCTCCGCCCGACCACCCGGTCGCCCGCGCACCGGCGTCAACGACGTGGTCTTCGCGACGACGCTGAGCGCGATCCACGAGCTCGGCTACGCACGTGCCACCGTCGAACGCATCGCCGCCGCGGCCGGCATCGCGAAGACGACGATCTACCGTCGCTGGCCGTCGAAGGGCGAACTGATCGTCGACTGCCTCTTGAACGCGTTCGGCCCGGTGCCGCTGGAGGGCTCCGACCGGGCCGAGTTCATGTCCTTGGGCATCCGCTGGATCGCGGCGAAGATCGCCGAGCCCGGGGTGGGCGACGCGTTCGCGGGCGTGTTCAGCGACGCCGTCAGCGACCCCGCACTCCGCGAGGTGCTGTCCACACGACTGCAGGACCCCTACCGGCTCGCGCTCCAAGACGCGCTCGACGAGCCGGAGGAGCGCATCGTCTTCTTGATGGACGTCGTCATCGGAACCCTGCTCCACCGGATGGGCATGACCGGCGAGCCGATGGTCGACGCCGACGTCACCGCCCTGATCGAGCTGGTCCTCCCGCACTTCACCGACGACCCCCGCTGA
- a CDS encoding MOSC domain-containing protein: MSPAVLTGLNVYPLKGGAGTALTSAELEAKGLRYDREFMLVTPEGRFLSQRDHGRLALLRPSYDGDVLTVRAGEREPLAHKATVDGPVRDVIVHRARCEGVDQGDDAAEWFSAFLGEECRLVRFTGHRPTSRGGGEVAFADGYPLLLISEESLADLNGRLDEPLPMNRFRPSLVVAGLGPFGEDRARLLRIGATTVELVKACARCIVTTTDQRTGERGREPLRTLAAYRTVDRGIRFGQNGVPRTLGTLRVGDPVEVLEAR; this comes from the coding sequence ATGAGCCCCGCCGTGCTGACCGGTCTGAACGTCTACCCGCTGAAGGGCGGCGCCGGCACCGCGCTGACGTCCGCCGAGCTGGAGGCCAAGGGCCTGCGGTACGACCGTGAGTTCATGCTGGTGACGCCGGAGGGCCGCTTCCTGTCCCAGCGCGACCACGGGCGGCTGGCGCTGCTACGCCCCTCGTACGACGGCGATGTCCTCACCGTGCGGGCCGGGGAGCGCGAGCCGCTCGCCCACAAGGCGACCGTGGACGGGCCCGTACGCGACGTGATCGTCCACCGCGCGCGGTGCGAGGGCGTCGACCAGGGCGACGACGCGGCCGAGTGGTTCTCGGCGTTCCTCGGCGAGGAGTGCCGGCTGGTGCGGTTCACCGGTCACCGACCGACCAGCCGGGGCGGCGGGGAGGTGGCGTTCGCCGACGGGTATCCGCTGCTGCTGATCTCCGAGGAGTCGCTCGCCGATCTGAACGGGCGGCTGGACGAGCCGTTGCCGATGAACCGTTTCCGTCCCTCCCTCGTGGTGGCCGGCCTGGGCCCGTTCGGCGAGGACCGCGCCCGCCTGCTGCGGATCGGTGCGACCACGGTCGAGCTGGTCAAGGCGTGCGCCCGGTGCATCGTGACGACCACCGACCAGCGGACCGGCGAACGGGGACGGGAGCCGCTGCGCACGCTGGCCGCCTACCGGACCGTCGACCGGGGCATCCGCTTCGGCCAGAACGGGGTGCCCCGCACGCTCGGCACCCTGCGCGTCGGCGACCCGGTCGAAGTCCTGGAGGCACGATGA